The genomic stretch CCGTATAAGATTGGTGATTCATAAATTAGAGATTCTAATACAAtttattcaacaaaaaaaaaaaaaaaaaaaaaaagcaaaatcgTTAGGGGACTACAACTATTACTACAACAAATTCACATGACAGtctacattttattaaaatggaTAACACACGATCTATTTTGTGGCAATTCACATTTTCGTAACAAACATACATAAACTAGTACATCAATCTATAATTTTATATACGTGATAAATATCATATAAACTGTCACGTGACGGTTcacattttaataaatattgtGTGGACTGCCATAAGTGGGTATAAGAGTACATGTTAACAATGCAGTAATAGAATTGGGACACTCGATTATTTTTGGAAGAATAGGAGGGCAACATTTCACGCTTGGTGGTCCCTAAAAACATTTAGGAGTCTTTAAAACCGTCAAGTTGGATAACTTTTTCCAATTGTCCATTCTTCAAAACCCAATAATGATTGAAATATTGGGAGGACTTATCCTCCATTATTGCAATGGCCAGCCTGTTACCAAGCACAAAGCCAAAGGGTCACATCGGGTGCACCCCCTTCCATAGCCTAACATTCTCCCCTACATCTCCACCCCACATTTACTGTTGAAGATTGAtgaaaaaatgataaagagaTTGAGGGAGGCTAGCAAAAATCTTCATAAATATGTTGTGTGCCTCAAAAGGTGTAATTAAGCCATGTtcgagtaattttagaagtcattcTTATGTCCCTCTTTAGTCTctccaagaataatgtggctattaaaattatcatttgatcaaaatttaataatgatcaatcataagtccaatagtaattttaatagtcacatcctTTTTGGAGGGGCTTAAGAGAGACACAAAATGGACTTGTAGCGTTACTCTACACTTGTTCACCTATAAACCCTTCCCATATTTTATAGAAATGGGAGCCAACATACGTACACACACAAATTTGCATATATAACAAGGGATCGGGATTGGCTGCAATTGCTTCTTTGAATTGCAGCATGCCTTATCCTTGTGTGAAAAAATCTCAATAGAATTCATCTGTCCAAATAATTTGAAACGAGCATAGAATTGAAGTAAACCGAGAGAACACTCAAAATCCGATTTGATATGATGATATTATGGACCCACTAGCAACAAGTTCacaattcaaataataataaagggcTCAAGTAAAACATGTGAGCTATCACGTGTGACACAGAAATAAAAGCGATTGTAGGAAAAGTAAAACAGTAACGACTCCAGAGGAGCAAATCCTGCTTAAAGTCCAACGTCAGTGTCGTAGACACGTAGCCAAGCAACGGATAAACAGTTAAAACACTCTGTATGTGAGTAGCATATtcaaactttgtttattattatcaGATATTGGGCCAGAGGCCCGGCCCATTAAAACTCACCTGAGCGTCGAACATGTTCATGTATTTGATCCCGTTTCCCGAGTCAATACGGCCGGAGTTAGGCTGGAACAGGCAAAACGCTAGCGTTTCGGGCCTCGGATCGCTCTGGTATGCGAAGAAAGGGTAGGGATTGACCGTGAAGGGCGACCCATTGTCCTTCTGAAACGCCAACAACCCTCGGAGCGGGTCCTGGAACACCGGGTTAAACGACCCGGAGGAGGGCGGGTCGGACTGACTCAACACGGCCATTGAGTGGACGGTGGAGACCCGGACCTTGCCTCCGAGGGATGCCGAGTTGAGGGCATTTTGGACATTCCGCATGGCCGGAAGGAGCTGAGAAATCAAGCCCTGATCCATGGTCATCATCACCTCGTTGCCAATGGTGATGAGCGTGATGTTGCTGGCTGGGTAGTAGGCGATTACGTTCGAGTTCACCCATCCAGTCGCCGCGTTCGGGTCGGAGGCCAGCGCCGGAATCTCGCTGTTGGCAGCACCGATGACGATTCCAATGCCGGTTCCAGCGAGGGCCTTGATGATAGCACCGTCGGCGCCGTAGAGACGGACTTTCCCAATAGTCGTGGACTTGAGGAGGTTTGCCGTCGCCGGCGGCGGTGGAAGGTTGTCGGCAACTTGGCCGTAATTCACACCAATGAATGATTGAGATTCTGTAAGACAAGCAGACAGGATTAGAGCGTACGAACAATTCAACTCGGACGCTGGTCTCTTCCCCTTAGAAAAACCCAATTGAGTTGGGTTATTCTTTTCCCTTCACAGGACTTCAAAATTCTCGAATTCCCAGGGAAAGTGATAAGAAAGTGAGAATCGAAAACAAACACCGGATTTGAGAAACCCAAAAAGAGAAGCTAAAAAGTGAACGATAACGAACCTGCAAAGTTAAAAGCGGAGATgaggaggagggagagaaagaatAACAGCGAAAGGGTTGCCATGGTCGGTCGCGCACTTCGTTTCTAGCCGTGCCTGAAAATGATGTAAGAGAAATAACGACAAAaatgttgagagagagagagagtgtgtgtgtgaaaGCAATAAGGGAATGGAGGATGGATGAGTACATATATAGAGAGTGGTAGGAACAGTGCAGAGGGGTTCTTCTCTGTTTTTGCTCGGTGAAAGTTCTCAACTACATTAGCTGGAGAGGACTCGTGGAGTGGGAccgtgtgttttttt from Corylus avellana chromosome ca1, CavTom2PMs-1.0 encodes the following:
- the LOC132175233 gene encoding glucan endo-1,3-beta-glucosidase 7, translating into MATLSLLFFLSLLLISAFNFAESQSFIGVNYGQVADNLPPPPATANLLKSTTIGKVRLYGADGAIIKALAGTGIGIVIGAANSEIPALASDPNAATGWVNSNVIAYYPASNITLITIGNEVMMTMDQGLISQLLPAMRNVQNALNSASLGGKVRVSTVHSMAVLSQSDPPSSGSFNPVFQDPLRGLLAFQKDNGSPFTVNPYPFFAYQSDPRPETLAFCLFQPNSGRIDSGNGIKYMNMFDAQVDAVRSALNAMGFKDVDIMIAETGWAYNGDNNEVGPSVENARAYNGNLIAHLRSMVGTPLMPGKSVDTYIFALYDENLKPGPASERAFGLYKTDLSMTYDVGLSKTSQTPTSTPTSPSPVNPSHKPTAAGWCVPKAGVSDAQLQANLDYACGQGIDCGPIQPGGACFEPNTVLSHAAFAMNLYFQTSAKNPGNCDFSQTATITSTNPSYNACTYPGGGT